In one Crocinitomicaceae bacterium genomic region, the following are encoded:
- the metF gene encoding methylenetetrahydrofolate reductase [NAD(P)H] gives MKVIEHLKNATGKTLFSFEILPPLKGTSIQAIYEGIDPLMEFDPKFINVTYHREEYVYKTRENGLLEKVSIRKRPGTVGICAAIINKYKVDTVPHLICGGFSKEETENALIDLHFLGIDNVLALRGDAIKTETSFRPHHDGHQYARQLVEQIVDMNNGKYIMDDVSLDPTNFCIGVAGYPEKHFEAMNLKSDMQHLKDKVAAGASYIVTQMFFDNKKYFDFVSKCREAGITIPIIPGIKPIQNLNHISFLPKFFHIDFPENLANELEKCKNNADVHKLGVEWGIAQAKELKAAGVPCIHFYTMSKSESVKAIAREVF, from the coding sequence ATGAAAGTCATAGAACATTTAAAAAACGCGACCGGAAAAACACTTTTTTCATTTGAAATTCTGCCCCCATTGAAAGGCACCAGCATCCAAGCCATTTATGAGGGCATTGATCCCTTGATGGAATTTGATCCCAAGTTTATCAATGTCACATATCATCGTGAAGAATATGTGTACAAAACCCGCGAGAATGGTTTGTTGGAAAAAGTGAGTATTCGTAAAAGACCCGGTACAGTTGGTATTTGCGCGGCCATCATCAATAAATATAAAGTTGATACGGTGCCCCATTTAATATGTGGCGGATTCAGCAAAGAAGAAACTGAAAACGCTTTGATTGATTTGCACTTTTTAGGTATTGACAACGTGCTTGCCCTGAGAGGTGATGCAATAAAAACAGAAACAAGTTTCAGACCTCATCATGATGGTCACCAATACGCGCGCCAGTTGGTTGAACAAATTGTTGACATGAATAATGGAAAATATATCATGGATGATGTCAGCCTTGATCCTACCAATTTCTGTATAGGTGTTGCCGGATATCCTGAAAAACATTTTGAAGCCATGAATTTGAAGTCTGACATGCAACATCTCAAAGATAAAGTGGCAGCAGGCGCTTCATACATTGTGACACAAATGTTTTTTGACAATAAAAAATATTTTGATTTTGTGAGTAAATGTCGTGAGGCGGGAATTACAATTCCGATTATTCCAGGAATAAAACCGATCCAAAATTTGAATCACATTTCATTTCTTCCAAAATTTTTCCACATTGATTTTCCTGAAAATCTTGCCAACGAATTAGAGAAATGTAAAAATAACGCAGATGTTCATAAATTAGGCGTTGAGTGGGGTATTGCACAAGCCAAAGAATTGAAAGCCGCAGGCGTACCATGCATTCATTTTTATACTATGAGTAAATCAGAATCAGTAAAAGCTATTGCGCGTGAAGTATTCTAA
- the radA gene encoding DNA repair protein RadA translates to MAKVKTAFFCSNCGAESAKWVGKCSSCGEWNTFVEEVIANPASSTKLFSAQKDKRAAKPQRITEIEKKTEERFILSDNELNRVLGGGLVPGSIILFGGEPGIGKSTLLLQLAISEKGKKILYVSGEESEQQISMRADRIGKLNDQCFVLTETSVEAVFTQINELKPDLLIIDSIQTMQSSLIDSSPGSISQIKECTAEFLRFAKQTGTPVFLIGHITKEGSLAGPKVLEHMVDAVLLFEGDHNHVYRLVRSVKNRFGSTNELGIYEMNSSGLREVENPSEILISNNEENLSGISIASTLEGIRPILIEVQALVSTAAYGTPQRSSTGFDLRRLNMLLAVLEKRCGFKLGAKDVFLNIAGGIKVNDPATDLAVIMAVMSSNANIAVPPKIAFSAEISLSGEVRPVNRLEQRISEAEKMGFSSIIISKFAKGINKKEYKIEIIQAGKIEDAVRAVFG, encoded by the coding sequence ATGGCAAAAGTAAAAACAGCATTTTTCTGTTCAAACTGTGGCGCTGAATCTGCCAAATGGGTTGGCAAATGTTCATCATGCGGTGAGTGGAACACCTTTGTAGAGGAGGTGATTGCAAATCCTGCCTCATCTACAAAATTATTCTCAGCGCAAAAAGACAAGCGTGCTGCAAAACCACAACGCATCACTGAAATTGAAAAGAAAACAGAAGAGCGATTTATCTTAAGCGACAATGAACTTAACCGCGTGTTGGGTGGCGGCTTAGTGCCGGGCAGCATCATACTTTTTGGTGGCGAACCCGGTATTGGAAAATCTACCTTGTTGTTACAATTAGCCATTTCAGAAAAAGGAAAAAAAATACTCTACGTTTCAGGTGAAGAAAGTGAACAACAAATAAGCATGCGTGCTGATAGAATTGGCAAACTGAATGATCAGTGCTTTGTCTTGACTGAAACATCTGTTGAAGCCGTTTTTACGCAGATAAATGAATTGAAACCCGACCTGCTTATCATTGATTCAATTCAAACCATGCAATCATCACTCATTGATTCATCACCCGGCAGTATTTCTCAAATTAAAGAATGTACAGCAGAGTTTTTACGATTCGCCAAACAAACCGGCACACCTGTGTTTTTAATTGGTCACATTACCAAAGAGGGGTCATTGGCAGGCCCAAAAGTTTTAGAGCACATGGTTGATGCCGTTTTACTTTTTGAAGGAGATCACAATCATGTGTATCGTTTAGTGCGATCAGTAAAAAACAGATTTGGTTCAACCAATGAATTGGGTATTTATGAAATGAATAGTTCAGGCTTGAGAGAAGTTGAAAATCCATCAGAGATACTCATTTCAAACAACGAAGAAAACCTGAGCGGAATTTCCATTGCCTCCACTTTGGAAGGAATTAGACCCATTTTAATTGAAGTTCAGGCACTGGTTAGCACGGCTGCATACGGAACTCCACAGCGCTCATCAACCGGTTTTGATTTGAGACGACTCAATATGTTGCTTGCCGTTTTAGAAAAAAGATGCGGATTTAAACTGGGCGCTAAAGATGTTTTTTTAAATATAGCCGGCGGCATCAAAGTGAATGATCCGGCAACTGATCTTGCTGTGATCATGGCCGTGATGTCATCTAACGCAAATATTGCCGTGCCACCAAAAATTGCCTTCTCCGCTGAAATCAGTTTGTCAGGAGAAGTGCGCCCCGTCAACCGGCTTGAACAGCGCATTTCAGAAGCAGAAAAAATGGGCTTCTCATCCATCATCATTTCAAAATTTGCCAAGGGCATCAATAAAAAAGAGTACAAAATAGAAATCATACAAGCCGGTAAAATTGAAGACGCCGTTAGGGCGGTTTTTGGGTGA
- a CDS encoding CHAT domain-containing protein, producing MKIFISILAFFCLGFSGFAQSSWSKSKADSLWTLWKNETVDDTVRLVAMKQFIMEGYLNTKPDSAIYFANQHRQLAEERGSRKHLAASYQMMGLAYYNLYQDSLAIVNLDVSRKMHMEMNNDLVVSSITMSIGNCYLRQGETRLALEEYFKSLQIYKRLNDKSKMASASMNIGLAFNLLGPPDSAIKYLNLSLSIYKDLSNYKGIAKTSNVLGSAYKIMGNYALALEYYHESLNICIAASNIEGMSYSYNNLGNLCMAMGDYPRAYQFFIKCAEIDKLLNDPMSIASTYNNLGSYYENIEQYDSALNCFNQGYQIYESIEYKIGMAGTLWNIGIVYFDNKDYSSAEKYLLHALRFSREIDFNEGMMGTLNMLGNTFYMQDMLDTAINYFKEGLLMANESNRIYAKQLNLECLYNCYVRLENRDMEHYYVSKLRKLVMDQLELNFFALSEHEQQRYFYSMEKSLYKYIDFSLSYYHDVPELADTAFNMCLQSKSISLESSIALRSAILASEDSILAEKYNNWILLKGELEGCYNKGDECDSLEIEANTLERDLIRQSDAFSDFDKIRKLDWKKVQSSLENGQAAIEFVNFSTEHDSVQKEIYIALVVLPNSKHPEIIKLCDGHELESILGTIQGNNLSFVERVYGKKSEAKKDLYEKIWQPLEPYLQNVKTVYYSPSGLLHKVSFSAICKDQDVYLSDVYNFRQMGSTGNLAFENSTEFGDLENFLLMGGVEYQSEEESESEKVEEVWSYLPGSLAETNTINTFLKKKKFGVNYFSGLNASEEIFKEKISSSSIVHIATHGFFFPDPEQIRAENQRESGSENKNEDLKFRGTTNYANWSFVNNKNPLMRSGIVLANANDVWQRNPLAEGEDGILTAQEVSNLDLRNTKLVVLSACETGLGDIKGSEGVFGLQRAFKMAGVKYLIMSLWQVPDKETSEFMILFYKNLIKLKDIPTAFQKTQKLMREKYDPYYWGAFVLIE from the coding sequence ATGAAAATATTTATTTCGATTCTTGCGTTTTTTTGTTTGGGTTTTTCTGGATTTGCGCAATCTTCTTGGTCAAAATCGAAGGCTGATTCGTTATGGACACTTTGGAAAAATGAAACCGTCGATGATACAGTGCGATTGGTTGCGATGAAGCAATTTATCATGGAAGGCTACTTGAATACCAAGCCAGATAGCGCCATTTATTTCGCCAATCAACATCGGCAATTAGCTGAAGAGAGAGGATCAAGAAAACATCTTGCTGCAAGTTATCAAATGATGGGGCTTGCTTATTATAACCTTTACCAGGACAGTTTGGCTATCGTTAATCTTGATGTTAGCAGGAAAATGCACATGGAGATGAACAATGATTTGGTTGTTTCTTCTATTACCATGTCAATTGGAAATTGTTATTTGAGACAGGGCGAAACAAGGCTTGCATTAGAGGAATATTTCAAATCACTTCAGATTTACAAAAGGTTAAATGACAAGTCAAAAATGGCTAGTGCAAGCATGAATATTGGATTGGCGTTTAATTTGCTTGGCCCACCTGATTCCGCCATAAAATATCTGAATCTTTCACTTTCTATTTATAAAGATTTGTCCAACTATAAAGGAATTGCAAAAACAAGCAACGTGTTGGGCAGCGCTTACAAAATTATGGGGAACTATGCGTTGGCACTTGAGTACTATCATGAGTCTTTAAACATTTGCATTGCTGCGTCCAATATTGAGGGAATGTCGTATAGTTACAATAATCTTGGAAATCTTTGTATGGCAATGGGCGATTATCCTCGTGCCTATCAATTTTTTATTAAATGCGCTGAAATTGATAAGCTGTTAAATGACCCAATGTCCATTGCTTCCACATACAATAATCTGGGGAGTTATTACGAAAATATTGAGCAATACGATTCCGCTCTCAATTGCTTTAATCAAGGATACCAGATTTATGAGTCTATAGAATACAAAATAGGGATGGCAGGCACGCTATGGAATATTGGCATTGTCTATTTCGACAATAAAGATTACAGCAGTGCCGAAAAATATCTATTACATGCATTAAGATTTAGTAGAGAAATTGATTTTAACGAGGGAATGATGGGCACTTTAAATATGCTTGGCAACACTTTCTATATGCAAGACATGCTTGACACTGCAATTAATTATTTTAAAGAAGGTTTATTAATGGCAAATGAATCAAACCGTATATATGCAAAACAATTAAACCTTGAATGCCTGTATAATTGCTATGTTCGCCTTGAAAACAGAGACATGGAGCATTACTATGTCAGCAAACTCAGAAAGCTCGTGATGGATCAATTAGAATTAAATTTTTTCGCACTCTCAGAACATGAACAGCAGCGTTATTTTTATTCTATGGAGAAAAGTCTATATAAGTATATTGATTTTTCACTATCATATTACCATGATGTACCTGAGTTGGCTGATACCGCATTTAACATGTGTCTCCAGAGTAAAAGTATTTCACTTGAATCCAGCATTGCACTGCGTAGTGCGATTTTGGCTAGTGAGGATTCTATATTAGCGGAAAAATATAACAACTGGATTTTGCTAAAAGGAGAATTGGAGGGCTGCTACAATAAAGGAGACGAATGTGATAGTCTTGAAATCGAAGCGAATACGCTGGAAAGGGATCTTATTAGGCAATCAGATGCTTTTTCTGATTTTGATAAAATTCGAAAACTTGATTGGAAAAAAGTTCAATCTAGTCTAGAAAATGGTCAGGCAGCTATTGAATTTGTCAACTTTTCAACTGAACATGATTCTGTACAGAAAGAAATTTACATCGCGCTTGTTGTGCTGCCAAATAGTAAACATCCTGAAATTATTAAACTTTGTGACGGCCATGAATTAGAAAGTATTCTTGGCACTATTCAAGGCAACAATCTAAGTTTTGTTGAACGTGTTTACGGAAAAAAATCAGAAGCCAAAAAAGATTTGTATGAAAAAATCTGGCAACCGCTTGAACCGTATTTGCAAAATGTAAAAACGGTGTATTATTCTCCAAGCGGATTATTGCACAAAGTGTCTTTTTCTGCTATTTGCAAAGATCAGGACGTATATCTTTCTGATGTCTATAACTTCCGTCAAATGGGCTCTACCGGAAATCTTGCTTTCGAAAATAGTACTGAATTCGGAGATCTTGAAAACTTTTTATTAATGGGAGGAGTGGAATACCAGAGTGAGGAAGAGAGTGAGAGCGAAAAAGTGGAAGAAGTGTGGAGTTATTTACCGGGTTCACTGGCAGAAACAAATACAATCAACACCTTTTTGAAGAAGAAAAAATTTGGTGTAAATTATTTCAGCGGATTAAATGCAAGTGAAGAAATTTTCAAGGAAAAAATATCGAGTTCAAGTATTGTTCATATAGCCACGCATGGTTTTTTCTTCCCTGACCCTGAGCAAATCAGAGCGGAGAATCAGCGTGAGAGCGGGAGCGAAAACAAGAACGAAGACCTGAAATTTAGAGGCACAACAAATTACGCGAACTGGAGTTTTGTCAACAATAAAAACCCGTTGATGCGAAGTGGAATAGTTTTAGCAAATGCGAATGATGTATGGCAACGCAATCCATTGGCTGAAGGTGAAGATGGCATTCTCACCGCACAAGAAGTTTCCAATTTAGATTTGAGAAACACAAAATTGGTTGTACTATCTGCATGTGAAACCGGCCTTGGTGACATCAAAGGAAGCGAGGGAGTATTTGGCTTACAACGTGCATTCAAAATGGCCGGTGTAAAATATTTGATCATGAGTTTGTGGCAAGTACCTGACAAAGAAACGTCAGAATTTATGATTCTGTTTTACAAAAATCTGATCAAACTAAAAGACATACCCACTGCATTTCAAAAGACACAAAAGTTGATGAGAGAAAAATACGATCCCTATTACTGGGGCGCCTTTGTTTTGATCGAATAG
- a CDS encoding CHAT domain-containing protein — MTYFKYGILSIIFLLSSQIIFAQDGAKKHQQDSLWLVWSDTSQPDTLRLKAIDEMVWTYLLKTNPDSAVKCATLQYQLAQNIGNKNYAARSLLAMGRAKSQIGHYTEAINHYKNCLLLRREIGDTLSIAQTLNNIGNAYSDKGDTESAYANYLEAVQLITAIEDTFTLSILYNNLGIFFQDIGDLAMAINYYEQAIKLKRQLKDEKGEAVAMLNLGVAYFYIGDFNMAMNCYKAALNAFELIGNKNYVGTICNNMALIYKQQYKYNEAMEYFMRGLQLRIETNDIKGEANSYLNIGNLFFAQKKYTEALDNYAMSYKMKIETEGNQSIAMVLNAMSAMHFAMGNLSESKTCAKQAFFLSNESSSKIVMKESAKLLVSVFIKENQFDSAIVYLNVINELVIENIKINYFNISEKEKEVYVVKLSNDLSRLYEFVTYKFHTDHEMEEKALNNLLLVKGIGLRSSILLRSVILRSMDDELIELYEDWMYTRNKIAEKYTVGEDITGLEKEADELEKKLIKISGAFSDFNKIQSLDWKQVRKGLNEDEAAIEFVHFKSEIDTANPIIYAAFIVRPEIEHPDVVKLCTEDDLKNILGVIQGNNLSFVERVYGKKSEAKKDLYEKIWQPLEPYLQNVKTVYYSPSGLLHKVSFSAICKDQDVYLSDVYNFRQMGSTGNLAFENSTEFGDLENFLLMGGVEYQSEEESESEKVKEVWTYLPGSLAETNTINTFLKKKKFGVNYFSGLNASEEIFKEKISSSSIVHIATHGFFFPDPEQIRAENQRESGSENKNEDLKFRGTTNYANWSFVNNKNPLMRSGIVLANANDVWQRNPLAEGEDGILTAQEVSNLDLRNTKLVVLSACETGLGDIKGSEGVFGLQRAFKMAGVKYLIMSLWQVPDKETSEFMILFYKNLIKLKDIPTAFQKTQKLMREKYDPYYWGAFVLIE, encoded by the coding sequence ATGACTTATTTTAAATATGGCATACTGAGTATTATTTTTTTACTGAGTAGTCAAATAATATTTGCTCAGGATGGTGCAAAAAAACATCAACAAGATTCTTTATGGCTTGTGTGGTCTGATACAAGTCAACCTGATACGCTAAGGCTGAAGGCAATTGATGAAATGGTATGGACCTATTTACTCAAAACCAATCCTGATAGTGCTGTAAAATGTGCTACACTACAATATCAGTTGGCCCAAAATATTGGAAATAAGAATTACGCGGCAAGATCATTGTTGGCAATGGGTAGAGCCAAGAGTCAAATTGGACATTATACTGAGGCAATCAATCATTATAAAAATTGCCTATTACTTAGACGAGAAATTGGAGACACGCTATCTATTGCGCAAACACTAAATAATATTGGTAACGCTTATTCTGACAAAGGAGACACGGAAAGTGCCTATGCAAACTATCTTGAGGCTGTTCAATTAATAACTGCAATAGAAGACACTTTCACATTATCTATCCTCTACAACAACTTGGGAATATTTTTTCAGGATATCGGTGATTTAGCCATGGCAATTAACTACTATGAACAGGCGATCAAGTTAAAAAGACAGCTAAAAGATGAAAAGGGAGAGGCTGTTGCAATGCTGAATCTTGGGGTAGCATATTTTTATATTGGAGATTTTAATATGGCCATGAATTGCTATAAGGCTGCACTGAATGCTTTTGAATTAATAGGCAATAAAAACTATGTTGGCACCATCTGTAATAATATGGCTTTGATATATAAACAGCAGTATAAATATAACGAGGCGATGGAATACTTCATGCGCGGTTTGCAATTAAGAATTGAAACAAATGACATTAAAGGCGAAGCTAACTCATACTTGAATATTGGTAATTTGTTTTTTGCGCAAAAGAAATATACCGAAGCATTGGATAATTATGCCATGAGTTATAAAATGAAAATCGAAACCGAAGGCAATCAAAGTATCGCAATGGTCCTTAATGCCATGTCCGCAATGCACTTTGCAATGGGTAATTTAAGTGAATCCAAAACCTGTGCAAAACAAGCTTTTTTTCTCTCAAACGAATCTTCTTCCAAAATTGTAATGAAAGAATCAGCCAAGCTGCTTGTAAGTGTTTTTATAAAAGAAAATCAATTTGATTCAGCAATTGTTTACCTGAATGTTATAAATGAATTGGTAATTGAAAATATTAAAATAAATTACTTCAATATTTCAGAGAAGGAAAAGGAAGTATATGTCGTGAAGTTAAGTAATGACTTAAGCAGGTTGTACGAGTTTGTAACCTATAAATTTCATACTGATCATGAAATGGAAGAAAAAGCACTAAATAATTTGCTTTTGGTGAAAGGAATTGGCTTAAGATCTTCTATTTTACTTCGGTCTGTCATTCTTAGAAGTATGGATGATGAATTAATTGAGCTATATGAGGATTGGATGTACACAAGAAATAAAATTGCGGAAAAATATACCGTTGGTGAAGATATTACCGGCTTGGAAAAAGAGGCGGATGAATTGGAAAAGAAGTTAATAAAAATATCCGGTGCTTTTTCTGACTTCAACAAAATCCAATCTCTCGACTGGAAACAAGTCCGCAAAGGCTTAAATGAAGACGAAGCGGCCATAGAATTCGTGCATTTTAAAAGTGAAATTGATACGGCAAATCCAATTATTTACGCCGCCTTCATAGTGCGCCCAGAAATTGAACACCCGGATGTTGTAAAACTCTGCACTGAAGATGATCTTAAAAATATTTTAGGTGTAATTCAAGGCAACAATCTAAGTTTTGTTGAACGTGTTTACGGAAAAAAATCAGAAGCCAAAAAAGATTTGTATGAAAAAATATGGCAACCGCTTGAACCGTATTTGCAAAATGTAAAAACGGTGTATTATTCTCCAAGCGGATTATTGCACAAAGTGTCTTTTTCTGCTATTTGCAAAGATCAGGACGTATATCTTTCTGATGTCTATAACTTCCGTCAAATGGGCTCTACCGGAAATCTTGCTTTCGAAAATAGTACTGAATTCGGAGATCTTGAAAACTTTTTATTAATGGGAGGAGTGGAATACCAGAGTGAGGAAGAGAGCGAGAGCGAAAAAGTGAAAGAAGTATGGACTTATTTACCGGGTTCACTGGCAGAAACAAATACAATCAACACCTTTTTGAAGAAGAAAAAATTTGGTGTAAATTATTTCAGCGGATTAAATGCAAGTGAAGAAATTTTCAAGGAAAAAATATCGAGTTCAAGTATTGTTCATATAGCCACGCATGGTTTTTTCTTCCCTGACCCTGAGCAAATCAGAGCGGAGAATCAGCGTGAGAGCGGGAGCGAAAACAAGAACGAAGACCTGAAATTTAGAGGCACAACAAATTATGCGAACTGGAGTTTTGTCAACAATAAAAACCCGTTGATGCGAAGTGGAATAGTTTTAGCAAATGCGAATGATGTATGGCAACGCAATCCATTGGCTGAAGGTGAAGATGGCATTCTCACCGCACAAGAAGTTTCCAATTTAGATTTGAGAAACACAAAATTGGTTGTACTATCTGCATGTGAAACCGGCCTTGGTGACATCAAAGGAAGCGAGGGAGTATTTGGCTTACAACGTGCATTCAAAATGGCCGGTGTAAAATATTTGATCATGAGTTTGTGGCAAGTACCTGACAAAGAAACGTCAGAATTTATGATTCTGTTTTACAAAAATCTGATCAAACTAAAAGACATACCCACTGCATTTCAAAAGACACAAAAGTTGATGAGAGAAAAATACGACCCCTATTACTGGGGCGCCTTTGTTTTGATCGAATAG
- a CDS encoding MmcQ/YjbR family DNA-binding protein → MTLEDFVEYCLSKKGVTEDFPFDENTLVFKVAGKMFALTDANEFASINLKCDPEKAIDLREKFTAVQPGYHMNKKHWNTVTIHDDATDKLIYQWIDHSYDLVVASLPKKIKQGLQED, encoded by the coding sequence ATGACACTTGAAGATTTTGTTGAATACTGTCTTTCCAAAAAAGGAGTTACTGAAGATTTTCCTTTTGATGAAAATACGCTGGTGTTTAAAGTAGCCGGTAAAATGTTTGCGCTAACCGATGCCAATGAATTTGCATCAATCAATTTGAAATGTGATCCTGAAAAAGCCATTGATTTACGAGAAAAATTTACCGCCGTTCAGCCCGGTTATCACATGAATAAAAAGCATTGGAATACTGTTACGATTCATGATGACGCAACAGACAAACTAATATATCAGTGGATTGATCATTCGTATGATTTGGTTGTAGCATCATTGCCAAAAAAAATCAAACAAGGGCTGCAAGAAGATTAA